A single genomic interval of Streptomyces sp. 1222.5 harbors:
- a CDS encoding DUF3592 domain-containing protein codes for MSQILNGRRSSAKFDSDGVRITRSGQQVDIPLPAIEAVRAAEARTVEIVLTDGTVHRVEGDNPTATTAFVDALSSVLPEKRDPSSRAVVTDTSAPRDPVLYVSGALLALLALGYIGYAVWVTRSHGARVVGVIIGLLPLLFGAAMLFTGVQEAFRRIVLARRGITVLAEAVGREGKKNVVYRYTTVEGADRTYSCKRNRQRIHVLYDPQASWRAIHADWLPFVLGRVVVLILGSLFWLFVGVVMIFGVLW; via the coding sequence ATGTCGCAGATTCTCAACGGCCGTCGCTCCAGCGCGAAGTTCGACTCGGACGGCGTCCGCATCACCCGCTCCGGCCAGCAGGTCGACATACCGCTTCCCGCGATCGAGGCCGTCCGGGCCGCGGAGGCCCGGACCGTCGAGATCGTGCTCACCGACGGTACGGTCCACCGCGTCGAGGGAGACAACCCGACGGCCACCACCGCCTTCGTCGATGCCCTGAGCTCCGTACTGCCCGAGAAACGGGACCCGTCCAGCCGCGCCGTGGTCACCGACACGAGCGCGCCGCGCGACCCGGTCCTCTACGTCAGCGGGGCCCTGCTCGCACTTCTGGCGCTCGGCTACATCGGGTACGCGGTGTGGGTGACCCGCTCGCACGGAGCGCGGGTGGTCGGAGTGATCATCGGTCTGCTGCCCCTCCTGTTCGGCGCCGCCATGCTGTTCACGGGCGTGCAGGAGGCCTTCCGCCGGATCGTGCTGGCCCGGCGCGGCATCACCGTTCTCGCCGAGGCCGTCGGCAGGGAGGGCAAGAAGAACGTCGTGTACCGGTACACGACCGTCGAGGGCGCCGACCGTACGTACTCCTGCAAGCGGAACCGGCAGCGCATCCACGTGCTGTACGACCCGCAGGCGTCCTGGCGGGCCATACACGCGGACTGGCTGCCGTTCGTGCTGGGCCGGGTCGTCGTGCTGATCCTCGGGTCCTTGTTCTGGCTGTTCGTCGGCGTCGTGATGATCTTCGGAGTGCTGTGGTGA
- a CDS encoding DUF3592 domain-containing protein has protein sequence MQARGRKARRWIIFGTIAFGSVFLVIGLVLAGQSISLLSDAKRAQGTVVDLEWRKDHSSSSRRNRSDDRPAAYPVVEFTPAQGTPTRFRSSTGANPPSYEVGERVEVLYRADAPEDARINGFASLWLLPLVFGGLGLLAAGIGTVVALVTRRRS, from the coding sequence GTGCAGGCGCGCGGGCGAAAGGCCCGCCGGTGGATCATCTTCGGGACGATCGCGTTCGGGTCGGTGTTCCTGGTCATCGGACTTGTCCTCGCGGGGCAGTCGATCTCGCTCCTGAGCGACGCGAAGCGCGCCCAGGGAACGGTGGTCGACCTGGAGTGGCGGAAGGACCACAGCAGTTCCTCCCGGCGGAACCGGAGCGACGACCGGCCCGCGGCGTACCCGGTGGTCGAGTTCACACCGGCGCAAGGCACACCGACGCGGTTCCGCAGCTCCACGGGTGCCAACCCGCCCTCGTACGAGGTGGGTGAGCGGGTCGAGGTGCTCTACCGCGCTGACGCCCCCGAGGACGCGCGGATCAACGGGTTCGCCTCTCTCTGGCTGCTGCCGCTCGTCTTCGGCGGGCTCGGGCTGCTGGCCGCGGGGATCGGCACGGTCGTCGCGCTGGTGACGCGCAGACGGAGCTAG
- a CDS encoding SDR family oxidoreductase produces the protein MRDIFGVGGHRSAALAPLRGRVAVVTGAARGVGAALARQLSDAGMRLALLGREEETLRRTADSLPNRSMCVEADVTDRAALAAAARRVADELGPADVVVANAGIAAGGPFADTPADLWERVVDVNLVGSANTARAFLPQLAARHGFFLQIASTAAFGSAPMMSAYCASKAGAESFAQALRGEVEPDRIAVGVAYLHWTDTDMVAGIDEHPVLKALRRHQPGFARRVHAPEQVAEWLTTGIARRAPYIYAPPWLRWCQPLRPFFPAVVARVARRELRTRPRTELAADVSVLGEGGRADWNSYRSTTRPPTEP, from the coding sequence ATGCGCGACATCTTCGGCGTGGGCGGGCACCGCTCCGCAGCCCTCGCACCCCTGCGTGGGCGGGTCGCGGTCGTGACCGGAGCCGCGCGCGGGGTCGGTGCGGCTCTGGCGAGGCAGCTCTCCGACGCCGGCATGCGCCTCGCTCTGCTGGGACGCGAGGAGGAGACCCTCCGCCGGACGGCGGACTCCCTGCCGAACCGGAGCATGTGTGTGGAGGCCGATGTCACCGACCGCGCCGCGCTGGCGGCCGCCGCCCGACGGGTGGCCGACGAGCTGGGCCCGGCCGACGTGGTCGTGGCCAACGCCGGCATCGCCGCGGGCGGCCCGTTCGCCGATACTCCGGCGGACCTGTGGGAGCGGGTCGTCGACGTCAATCTCGTCGGATCCGCCAACACGGCCAGGGCGTTCCTCCCCCAACTGGCGGCCAGGCATGGCTTCTTCCTCCAGATCGCCTCCACCGCGGCCTTCGGTTCCGCCCCCATGATGAGTGCCTACTGCGCCTCCAAGGCCGGTGCGGAATCCTTCGCCCAGGCCCTGCGCGGCGAGGTCGAGCCCGACCGGATCGCCGTCGGTGTCGCCTACCTCCACTGGACCGACACCGACATGGTCGCCGGCATCGACGAGCATCCCGTGCTCAAGGCCCTGCGCCGCCACCAGCCCGGCTTCGCACGCCGCGTCCACGCACCGGAGCAGGTGGCCGAGTGGCTGACCACCGGCATCGCCCGGCGCGCCCCCTACATCTACGCACCGCCGTGGCTGCGTTGGTGCCAGCCCCTGCGGCCGTTCTTCCCGGCCGTGGTCGCCCGGGTCGCGCGACGCGAACTGCGCACCCGTCCCCGCACCGAACTCGCGGCCGACGTGAGCGTGTTGGGCGAGGGCGGCCGGGCCGACTGGAACTCCTACCGGTCGACGACGCGCCCGCCCACCGAGCCATAG
- a CDS encoding PaaI family thioesterase, which translates to MTDIGTITVPGRLRGYPGVAFGGYVAGVLAGRAPAKTVRVDFRRPTPVEVPVELTGTDDGGAVLTGADGLLAVATPDEVRLDVPEPPSWDEAYAAAEAYRAAPPAGAVDCFGCGLDRTPDTGLRQHCGVVPGRDLVATAWTAGPALADAEGELRPELVWGALDCPGNAAGRLLGSMREGAVTASLTAQLLRPVPVSARLISYAWVVSEEGRKHRMGVALTTAAGDLCAHASALWVNPR; encoded by the coding sequence ATGACCGACATCGGGACGATCACGGTGCCGGGCCGGTTGCGGGGCTATCCGGGGGTGGCGTTCGGCGGGTACGTGGCGGGAGTCCTCGCCGGGCGCGCGCCGGCCAAGACCGTACGGGTGGACTTCCGGCGGCCGACGCCGGTGGAGGTGCCGGTGGAACTCACCGGGACCGACGACGGCGGCGCCGTACTGACCGGCGCGGACGGCCTGCTCGCGGTGGCGACGCCCGACGAGGTGCGCCTCGACGTCCCCGAACCGCCCTCCTGGGACGAGGCGTACGCGGCGGCCGAGGCGTACCGCGCGGCTCCGCCGGCAGGTGCCGTGGACTGCTTCGGATGCGGACTCGACCGTACGCCCGACACCGGGCTGCGCCAGCACTGCGGAGTGGTACCGGGACGGGATCTCGTGGCCACCGCCTGGACCGCCGGACCGGCGCTCGCCGACGCCGAGGGGGAGCTGCGGCCGGAACTGGTGTGGGGGGCGCTCGACTGCCCCGGGAACGCTGCGGGCCGACTGCTCGGCAGCATGCGGGAGGGGGCGGTGACGGCGTCCCTCACCGCGCAACTGCTCCGGCCGGTGCCGGTGTCCGCGCGGCTGATCTCGTACGCGTGGGTCGTCTCGGAGGAGGGGCGCAAGCATCGGATGGGCGTCGCCCTGACCACGGCGGCGGGCGACCTCTGCGCCCACGCCTCGGCGCTGTGGGTGAACCCCCGGTAG